The Stigmatopora argus isolate UIUO_Sarg chromosome 1, RoL_Sarg_1.0, whole genome shotgun sequence genome segment ATCAGTCCTGAGACGATTAAATGCTTTTTCATCTCTATATCATCAAAAATACATCCACAATTAATGAATCAGCcctgacacaaaaaaagaaaatattggaCTCATGGATGGATTGATCCTGGCCCATGCTACCAAGTTTCTAGACAATAGATTTCAATGTTACtttgcacaaaaagaaaaagaacaattactaccactaccactatttGAGTGGTGACTTGGGAGGCTGTCTTCAGACAGTAAAAAACAATGAGTCAAAGAAGGCCACGGTTGGCTTAGGCTTGCCACATCCGCCTGACAGTTCTGAggttgggaatttttttttaaatattcagagATCCTGCTTGATGTTTATACTTGGGTTTTATCTTTCTAGTTTCCCCACACATTatacaatatataaataaggTGGCACTCTGATGAGTGGcgagcatgtccgcctcacagttctgagatcgagggttcaatccccagtgtggagtttgcatgttctgcattggttttctctgggtgctccggtttcctcccacgtcccaaaaaccgtgtgcggtcgattggtcgccggtcttttggtcgccgtcttttggtcgctggtcttttggtcgtggtcttttggtcgtggtcttttggtcgcccggaccgcgacaacaggcgaccaaaagaccggggaccaaaagaccgacgatcaaaagaccagcgacaaaacaaggtaaaacaacacggtctacgcatcaataaaagccaacaatggccatgagcagtttgactgagctgacgtgtgagtgtataagagtttgtatgtacatgcgttgtcactttaagaagctacgtcagtcagggtcttaacaagttctccaacaaaaaacaataaaagtccgggaaatttggagcttttctttggcctaataattactagggcattaagtatgactaaatagtaattcgcagtttgtatttagggaatttgagcaacgatttaaatggtaattatcaataaccttcagggcgaccaaaagactggcgaccaaaagatcggtgaccaaaagaccggcgaccaatcgaccgtgtacccccagaaacatgcctggtaggctggttgCACATTTTGTGCTAGTGTGAGCATGAGTGGTCATTCGCCTCATTGCTCCCTGCCATTggcttgcgaggataagcagaatggaaaTTCCCAGCAATTTACTAGTGACCAAACCAGGGTGCACCCCAAATCAACCAGTATAAACCCCAGCATCCAGATTGACTCATATAGAGGCTCATATTAAGTTGCTTATTTAGTTCAATAGTGTTCATTTTACGTTGAGGGATTGACAAATACTTTGTAAACTGCACTTTCTCTCTCAGTGTCTTTGTTGCATTGAATAATTGTGCAAAATGATGATGTATTTTCAAGTATACTTAGCTTCACAGTCACAAATATCCCTGGGACCACACAATCTTCTCTCATAGGATGTCATCAGCATTGTCTTGTCCAGTGGCTGCGTGGGTCCAGGCATAAAACACAACCTCTGTTACGGACTCCTCCTCAAACACCTCAAGTCATCGGAGATACACTGGCTACATCCAGACTTGACCATGGCTGAGCTCATCCAGAGATATGAGGACCAGCACCTGGAAGCCGAGTGGAGGTCTGTACGCCTTGTTTGTTGTCATCGACAAATGAAACTGTGATATTGTGTGGCAACGCTTTCACGCTGGTGTACTCCAAGCACGTAGAATGATGTGGAACAATGTTGAATGCTTTAACTTTAGTCAAAGGATTAGAACAATGGTTGATTACTCTTTTAGGTATGACTTAAGGATCAGATACATTCCAAGAGACTTCTTAGAAAAATTCCAAGAGGACAGAGCTACAATGCTCTACTTTTACCAGCAGGTCAGTTATGTTTTTTGAAGCACTTGtgctgtcttttaaaaaaagtgagatTGGTTGTAAGAGACATTAAatggtaaggttttttttacagcTACGTAGTGATTACGTGCAGCGGTTTGCCTCCAAAGTCAGCGATGGGATGGCTCTGCAGCTTGGTTGTCTGGAGATTAGGTAGTGCATAATTTCAAGCACATGCATTTGTCTTCTGTAttaaacaaatcattttcaatGTGCTCACAGGAGATTCTACAAAGACATGAATCCAAATGGACTGGAGAAAAAGTCCAACTTTGAGCTTTTGGAGTAAGTCAGCGCACAGTGTTTTAATACCCttttaatgtttgtatttattaaagTGGCCAATGTGTGTCATGTCAGCTAAACAGAATCTATGCTGTAGAATTTTCATTCTATTTCATAAAGTGAATTTCCTCTTTAAGGAAGGATGTGGGACTGGACCTGTTCTTTCCGAAAGAACTTATCAGCAGCATGAAGGTAGATTCCATTATTATGGATTGTAAATGTGTAACTCTGACTGAAGGCTAACTTCTGACTTCCAGCCGAAGCAGCTGCGTCGCATGATTCGCCAGATATTTCAGGGCTACGGCACTCTGAACCAGGAGCAGTGCATGGCCAGGTTCTTCAGCACTCTGGCTCAGTGTTACAACTATACACAGGAGAGATTTGCCTGCCAGCTGGTGGTGAGTCTGTGCGAACTGAAGGCAGCCTCTAGCTCATTATTTGTACCTcctagtgcaggggtagggaacctatggctcgggggccatatgtggctctttccatgggtgcatatggctctcaggtaaaatatgaaaatcaatggtgagagagctgagtcccgaacatactaataggagcatcattgtggcgttgacaccacctctaccaccactttaatcataattttgttttttattacacttctgcatgcatgatattattgatactgatttattagcaacgtcataaaaatgttgtcaaaagagtTCGGAGACTTTTTAgacttaaaagtggtgaaaggacaaaaagatcacacattttcatgtaattttacttttcaattctgagaatggctctcaagaaataacattagaaaatatgaattgtttatggctctctttgtcaaaaaggttcccgacccctgtcctAGTGGTTACCGCGTATCGTGTGAAAATAATGTATCACTAGCTTATTGTGGGAAACCTCTTAGACCACTCAAACTTTTGTGCAAAGCCTGCTTTGTGCTACAGCATATTCTCATGTGCAAGATCATTTCTACATGTGACTACGTGTTCCTCTTAAGCATGGTTGGGGTGTAACAATAGACCTCGTCATCGGATCTGAGGGTATCAGTCAGCAAACTGGAAACTCAACAGTAAGCTCACTCTCATTCaatttaactaccgtattttcacgactataaggcgcacttaaaagtcttacattttctccaaaatagacagggcgccttataatccagtgtgctttatatatggaaaaaaataaaatgtgtcattcattgaggttgcgccttatagtcgcgaaaatacggtaattactgCTTTCTAggacatgtaaaaaaataaatgtgtacaTATTTTTACCCCCCAAGCCCATCCGCCTGGCCACATTCTCTCAAGTGAGCAGTATCTTGTGCACTGCAGAAAGCGATGGTCGTGCTCTGCTCACCGTACACATAGAGGGAACTACGCAGGTAACTTGGCCAATATGGCAGCCGTTTGAAATGTATGAattagacataaaaaaaatatttaaaaaaatcctcaaatttTTGGCTgcagaaacaaaacatttgggTATCATATGTATCTACAAAATGTATTATTCTCTATTAACTACCATAAATGTTTGGAAAACAACCCGATGACGAGATTTTTCTCatcatcaaaaataaaatgatacaataCAGAACCTTGATTAAAAAGGAGGACAATTTATTAGAcagttgggattggctccagcaccccccgcgatcctaatgaggataaagcgattcagaaaatgagatgagatgagattttctcATCATCAGGTTGTTTTCTGAACATTTTTTGGTAGTTAatagaaaataatacattttgtagATACATATGAAACCCAATTAAACTTTATTTCACAGTATTATTTTCCAATAGAGTCCAATATTGTTTtctaaacatttttggggggttgatgagaataaaaaaattgtagatACCTATGAAAACAATTCAACTTAATTTcacaatagtaataataataataacatatacttaccattttaaatgtgtaaggGTTTTGCTTAAGTATCAAGGCAATTGGCCATATTTTATACCTGGTAATCCAGTAATCCTCCTTTCTAATCATGGTTCTGGATTGtgtaatttatgtatttttttacatatacatattcttTGATTGCCCCAGATTACATATGACAATAATATGATTAATAGCAATAAATTCAATTATATTTAGACAAAAGacgtaattcttttttttacataacaaGCAATAAGAAATAATACTATTTACCCTTTTGGAAGGGTTCCTTCTCACACAGCCATGGTGCTGTGGCCTCCTTCTGGTGTAGTTGTGCATTAAATAACCTTTTGTAATCTGCAGCCTCTTTCAGTGAGTACTGAGTCTATGGCTGTAGCAGAGAACATGGCCAATTTCATCGACGGCTTCTGCCAGCTGGAATGCAGCCCTCGTGGCTCGCTCATTAGCAGGCCAAATAAAGGTATACGTTCGAAGAAGTGACCAATCATGTGACCcatttaacaaaatatttctttattCTTCCAGTGAGACAAAAACTCCCTGAGATTCCAAAACAGTGAGTTCAACTTTTCCAAGTAACCCTGAAAAATGTACTTTGGATGTATGCTAACTCTAATTAATTGTTAAAAAATTCTATACTGTGCTTGGTTTCATTTATAAAGGCTCTTTTAACTTGGTGTCTGATATTTCGAAATTACTATATATAACTGTAATGTACTACACTTCTTAAGAAAAGCATATTAATTGCAATTTTAGTGACCTTGCTTTGAATTTTCATCTCAAAACATGATGTTTGACCTCTTTTAGCAATGATCCCACTGGACCACCGAAAGGTTTGACTAAGTTTAATACCCATCATGCACACTTGCAATAAACTTGTTTTCCCACACactaaatatttgtatataagtTTTGAACATTATTCTTTCTGTCTTCAGGTTCAGATATTTATGCTGAGATTCCTGACTCCACAATAGACCCATGTGGTGAGAGAACtaataatacttaaaaataaatatgcagcgaaaatatatactttttaaacTGTGTCTGTACATTTAGAAGAGCAAAGGATCTCCCGAGTGGATGTAATTGTAGGTTCAATCCTGGGTGAAGGCTTTTTTGGAGAGGTTCATGATGGTGTGTATAAAAGTAAGGTGAGTTTATCTGCAAGTTTTGATGTCAAAGCATAGCCTGCCCACTTTGAGTAACTGACTGCAGTGActgtgttttgtgtttaaagACAGGCACGATTCGAGTAGCCATCAAAACCTGCAAGGACTGTTCAGCAAGCGTGAAGGAAAGGTTTCTCAGTGAAGCTGGTCGGTAAATATTAATGTGAGATTTTCCTAAAATATATTAGACACGCAAGTGCCTCATGCGGCTTAAATTTCAGCTTTGATGAAAAATCTGGACCACCCGCATATCGTGCGCCTGGTTGGAGTGATTGATATTGATCCAGTCTGGATTGTCATGGAACTCTATGAATATGGAGAAGTATGCATTTTTCAATACTTGTGGTTGTCTCATGTTGTACTATATATGCTacagaaagacaaaaacaagttACCTATGGGCCATGTTGACCACATGTCATAGACATTTCCACATACACTATCATGAAAGTACATACTTTAACATACTTCTGAGGTTGTGAGCAGTGTAGAGATCAGAGCAATCTTATTGGTTGCTTTGAAAGTTATTGTGCTTTTTATTGGTGCTTTTCCATCAATTATAgctttaaattacaaaaaaggaTCCATCTTACAatacttatccttgtcagggtcagtGGTACATTCCTTTAACCATTCCAAATCCTTtgagtaattttgtttttgtttgtgtttatggTGTCAGCTGGGGAAATATCTGATGGATCGCAGATATACACTGACAACAGCAACGTTAATCCTATACTGTCTGCAAATCTGCAAAGCATTAGCATACCTGGAGGGCCTCAACATGGTGCACAGGTATATGCAGATGATCATTTTCGTCTAAGGCTGGCAGCTTCgacttcattgtgcattctgctgccattttgtagAGATATAGCAGTAAGAAACATCCTGGTGGCATCTCCTGAATGGGTTAAGCTTGGGGACTTTGGGCTCTCTCGCTACATCGATGACCAGGATTACTACAAAGGTAAACTGATTTTCGCATATTTTGGCTGCCAACCTTTTGAAACATCTCTCCTTACACGTGCAGCGTCTGTTTCACGATTGCCAATCAAGTGGATGGCGCCAGAATCCATCAACTTCCGACGTTTCACCATTGCCAGTGATGTCTGGATGTTTGGTTAGAAACCCTTTAATGCAACCTTTCCTATGtacttttagattagattagattagattagattagaactttattcgggaaatttcttggtggcagtagcaagacagacacaagacacacaacacattgtagacctaggtaagaaactggagccacacacaggaagtccacaaggtggggaccttctgcggACTGAGACTGAgactcagtagtctggaggttttaaaggtTTTACTAGAGATGTCATTTTGAGATACAAATGTAACATACTGTCGTAATGTTAACTGAATTTTTACAATATTGCTTAAAAATGTAAGGAAAATTAGATAAAATAACAAGTAAtaataacacaaaataaaataagatattcttatacaaataaaatatcataactatatttaagaaaaatacatggagcaacctaaaatatttttgaggCTTGCAAATCTCAAGGAAATGACATGTGAAGtgccttaaaaataataagacaTTGGACATTGCAATCAGAAgtgtaaaataatttaaataatcgCTTAGTCTCATGCAGTTGCATTCTTTTTATATTTGACTGATGCTGACAGTAAATGATCGTGTTTCATtcagaagtccaatccattttcaactGGGAGGAATATAGTGGCAAACGATCGCTtcactgtcaatagcagcccaAAGGTCCACTAAaaacatgtgtgtgcatgtgtgtgacaAAACAGGTGTATGTGTTTGGGAGATTTTCTCTCCTGGCCAGCAACCATTCCTCTGGCTGGAAAACAGACAGGTTATCACTCAGCTGGAGTCCGGCGTCCGACTACCTATACCAGTGTTGTGCCCGCCTAGCGTCTACTCTCTGCTGACCAGCTGCTGGGCCTATGAGCCGCACCTCCGTCCCAGCTTCAGTCAGCTTGTCTGCTTCCTGAGGTACTTGACTTCCCACTAAATCTcctacaaataaaaaaactgtatcCTTGAATTCGTGGATGTTCAAagtggtcctcaagggccgcagtggttgcaggttttcattccaactgaagaAGAGGATATATTTTTACCCGTGTTatcttaaaagtgtaatcagttgattgtcgTCAGGTGCTGCTAGTTtaagaagaaacctcattggttaaagtgacTGTGCGGgaacagttggaacaaaaacctgcacccattgccgccctttgtggaataatttggaCACCGCATGATTTAATCAGTGGCTGGTCAATTTTCCctttaaatgcaaaaacatcactttcaatcaaatcaatcaaaagcctttattgtcattatacaacagctagGTATAACGAAATTAGGGCTGCTACTCCACAAAATGCGTGtttcagtaaaaacataaatatgtaatttaaaaagtcacgtctggGCAAggtcattctaaaatattgcagtctaagatattgcacattgttattgcacagaagggattgtgtaaGTCGTGTTCATATCagtaaaaaaatcatctttaacaaagtgaaaaaactgaatttcattcatttttaatgcataataatggaaaaaaataagtgacaGATTATATCTACATAGTTACTATCttaaccaatcaaatgtgagtatCTTAGAATGCCAGCCCTTCTTTAGTGTCATAAAACTGAATTATCACATGCACTTG includes the following:
- the LOC144074819 gene encoding protein-tyrosine kinase 2-beta-like isoform X3, translated to MAELIQRYEDQHLEAEWRYDLRIRYIPRDFLEKFQEDRATMLYFYQQLRSDYVQRFASKVSDGMALQLGCLEIRRFYKDMNPNGLEKKSNFELLEKDVGLDLFFPKELISSMKPKQLRRMIRQIFQGYGTLNQEQCMARFFSTLAQCYNYTQERFACQLVHGWGVTIDLVIGSEGISQQTGNSTPIRLATFSQVSSILCTAESDGRALLTVHIEGTTQPLSVSTESMAVAENMANFIDGFCQLECSPRGSLISRPNKVRQKLPEIPKHNDPTGPPKGSDIYAEIPDSTIDPCEEQRISRVDVIVGSILGEGFFGEVHDGVYKSKTGTIRVAIKTCKDCSASVKERFLSEAALMKNLDHPHIVRLVGVIDIDPVWIVMELYEYGELGKYLMDRRYTLTTATLILYCLQICKALAYLEGLNMVHRDIAVRNILVASPEWVKLGDFGLSRYIDDQDYYKASVSRLPIKWMAPESINFRRFTIASDVWMFGVCVWEIFSPGQQPFLWLENRQVITQLESGVRLPIPVLCPPSVYSLLTSCWAYEPHLRPSFSQLVCFLRDILQMEEEGTTHLISSISQMDTDPTEPPPKPSRVGATIPCFSHIQGTSWNVPSWENTQEHIDDTLRRQRREMVMDRQWLEQEEQQLVISDTITQTHVRTMTERVFVLQDTAVHQASNNKLPDKKASDGCSAVSPAPPDITWSCPTAVLDRTDDQVYSGVMAIVREVVKLKNEVNMLPASEYPNAIKAVGVTLRSLIQHVDDIMPSLHSSFTNEIAGTKKLLNKDLGELINKMRLAQQNSVTTLKEECQRQMLAAAHTLALNSKNLLDAVDQARVRANLAKPKQDDDCSRD
- the LOC144074819 gene encoding protein-tyrosine kinase 2-beta-like isoform X1; amino-acid sequence: MSGVSNTLSWRSMSPTGQPKTPEMPPPTMGKKGIFLVKIIKVCFLSNSFNLGKNFKLVRCDEGMRVGDVISIVLSSGCVGPGIKHNLCYGLLLKHLKSSEIHWLHPDLTMAELIQRYEDQHLEAEWRYDLRIRYIPRDFLEKFQEDRATMLYFYQQLRSDYVQRFASKVSDGMALQLGCLEIRRFYKDMNPNGLEKKSNFELLEKDVGLDLFFPKELISSMKPKQLRRMIRQIFQGYGTLNQEQCMARFFSTLAQCYNYTQERFACQLVHGWGVTIDLVIGSEGISQQTGNSTPIRLATFSQVSSILCTAESDGRALLTVHIEGTTQPLSVSTESMAVAENMANFIDGFCQLECSPRGSLISRPNKVRQKLPEIPKHNDPTGPPKGSDIYAEIPDSTIDPCEEQRISRVDVIVGSILGEGFFGEVHDGVYKSKTGTIRVAIKTCKDCSASVKERFLSEAALMKNLDHPHIVRLVGVIDIDPVWIVMELYEYGELGKYLMDRRYTLTTATLILYCLQICKALAYLEGLNMVHRDIAVRNILVASPEWVKLGDFGLSRYIDDQDYYKASVSRLPIKWMAPESINFRRFTIASDVWMFGVCVWEIFSPGQQPFLWLENRQVITQLESGVRLPIPVLCPPSVYSLLTSCWAYEPHLRPSFSQLVCFLRDILQMEEEGTTHLISSISQMDTDPTEPPPKPSRVGATIPCFSHIQGTSWNVPSWENTQEHIDDTLRRQRREMVMDRQWLEQEEQQLVISDTITQTHVRTMTERVFVLQDTAVHQASNNKLPDKKASDGCSAVSPAPPDITWSCPTAVLDRTDDQVYSGVMAIVREVVKLKNEVNMLPASEYPNAIKAVGVTLRSLIQHVDDIMPSLHSSFTNEIAGTKKLLNKDLGELINKMRLAQQNSVTTLKEECQRQMLAAAHTLALNSKNLLDAVDQARVRANLAKPKQDDDCSRD
- the LOC144074819 gene encoding protein-tyrosine kinase 2-beta-like isoform X2; protein product: MSGVSNTLSWRSMSPTGQPKTPEMPPPTMGKKGIFLVKIIKVCFLSNSFNLGKNFKLVRCDEGMRVGDVISIVLSSGCVGPGIKHNLCYGLLLKHLKSSEIHWLHPDLTMAELIQRYEDQHLEAEWRYDLRIRYIPRDFLEKFQEDRATMLYFYQQLRSDYVQRFASKVSDGMALQLGCLEIRRFYKDMNPNGLEKKSNFELLEKDVGLDLFFPKELISSMKPKQLRRMIRQIFQGYGTLNQEQCMARFFSTLAQCYNYTQERFACQLVHGWGVTIDLVIGSEGISQQTGNSTPIRLATFSQVSSILCTAESDGRALLTVHIEGTTQPLSVSTESMAVAENMANFIDGFCQLECSPRGSLISRPNKVRQKLPEIPKHNDPTGPPKGSDIYAEIPDSTIDPCEEQRISRVDVIVGSILGEGFFGEVHDGVYKSKTGTIRVAIKTCKDCSASVKERFLSEAALMKNLDHPHIVRLVGVIDIDPVWIVMELYEYGELGKYLMDRRYTLTTATLILYCLQICKALAYLEGLNMVHRDIAVRNILVASPEWVKLGDFGLSRYIDDQDYYKASVSRLPIKWMAPESINFRRFTIASDVWMFGVCVWEIFSPGQQPFLWLENRQVITQLESGVRLPIPVLCPPSVYSLLTSCWAYEPHLRPSFSQLVCFLRDILQMEEEGTTHLISSISQMDTDPTEPPPKPSRVGATIPCFSHIQGTSWNVPSWENTQEHIDDTLRRQRREMVMDRQWLEQEEQQLDTAVHQASNNKLPDKKASDGCSAVSPAPPDITWSCPTAVLDRTDDQVYSGVMAIVREVVKLKNEVNMLPASEYPNAIKAVGVTLRSLIQHVDDIMPSLHSSFTNEIAGTKKLLNKDLGELINKMRLAQQNSVTTLKEECQRQMLAAAHTLALNSKNLLDAVDQARVRANLAKPKQDDDCSRD